The following are encoded together in the Parambassis ranga chromosome 20, fParRan2.1, whole genome shotgun sequence genome:
- the LOC114452912 gene encoding arylamine N-acetyltransferase, pineal gland isozyme NAT-10-like: MDVEKYLSRIGFAGPAEPSLELLRSIHRCHLLSVPFEDLTIHSGGRIQLDLPIVYDKIVNQGRGGLCFENNGLFSWLLIKLGFRVTLISGQVKNSFTGRYGPPFDHLIIVVCLEGRRWLCDVGFGVPGFTAPLSLETSGPQEQGHRVYRIRESTGMRFLEWQREENRGAEGDWSEIYKFTLEPRCMEDFREMCQYHQSSPSSKFFCKSLCTVLTPGGRLTYVGRRLITTTFPTEATGGVIETSTRDLKEEEIPDILAEKFGIVLHSLLFVSKDEAITPPAVTY, translated from the coding sequence ATGGACGTGGAGAAGTATTTGTCTCGCATCGGGTTCGCGGGCCCTGCAGAGCCCAGCCTGGAGCTGCTGCGGTCCATACACCGCTGTCACCTGCTGTCGGTGCCGTTTGAAGACCTCACGATACACAGCGGCGGACGGATCCAGCTTGACCTTCCCATTGTGTACGACAAGATCGTGAACCAGGGCCGTGGCGGGCTCTGCTTTGAAAATAACGGCCTGTTCTCCTGGCTCCTGATCAAACTGGGCTTCCGGGTCACGCTGATCTCGGGTCAGGTGAAGAATTCGTTCACTGGACGCTATGGGCCTCCTTTTGACCACCTGATCATAGTGGTTTGTTTGGAGGGGCGGCGGTGGCTATGCGACGTCGGATTCGGAGTTCCAGGTTTCACTGCCCCCCTTTCACTGGAGACTAGTGGTCCTCAGGAGCAAGGCCACCGAGTGTACCGCATTAGAGAGAGCACGGGGATGCGCTTTCTGGAATGGCAGCGGGAGGAAAACCGGGGCGCAGAGGGAGACTGGTCAGAGATCTACAAATTCACCCTTGAACCTCGATGCATGGAGGACTTCAGGGAGATGTGTCAATACCACCAGAGCTCTCCTTCTTCCAAGTTCTTCTGCAAGTCTCTCTGTACGGTTTTGACACCAGGTGGGAGGCTCACATACGTTGGAAGAAGGCTGATCACCACCACATTTCCAACAGAGGCCACAGGAGGGGTGATAGAAACTTCCACCAGAGACCTGAAAGAAGAGGAGATTCCTGATATCCTAGCTGAGAAATTTGGAATTGTTCTTCATTCTCTACTTTTTGTATCAAAGGATGAGGCGATCACACCACCTGCGGTTACATACTGA
- the LOC114452909 gene encoding E3 ubiquitin-protein ligase MARCH6: MDTAEEADICRVCRSEGTPDKPLYHPCVCTGSIKFIHQECLVQWLKHSRKEYCELCKHRFAFTPIYSPDMPSRLPIQDICAGLLTSVGTAIRYWFHYTLVAFAWLGVVPLTACRIYKCLFTGSVSSLLTLPLDMLSTENLLADCLQGCFVVTCTLCAFISLVWLREQIVHGGAPQWLEQHQPPPPNAAGQANEAQAAGQGAADEPPAPQLIPADPPAQNEAEPEPPDAPPEHADDPELEEEEGAAAEDADPNNGAQDDMNWNALEWDRAAEELTWERMLGLDGSLVFLEHVFWVVSLNTLFILVFAFCPYHIGHFSVVGLGFEEYVQASHFEGLITTIVGYILLAMTLILCHGLAALVRFQRSRRLLGVCYIVVKVSLLVVVEIGVFPLICGWWLDICSLEMFDASLKDRELSFKSAPGTTMFLHWLVGMVYVFYFASFILLLREVLRPGVLWFLRNLNDPDFNPVQEMIHLPIYRHLRRFILSVVVFGSIVLLMLWLPIRMIKVLMPTFLPYNVMLYSDAPVSELSLELLLLQVVLPALLEQGHTRQWLKGLVRAWTVTAGYLLDLHSYLLGEQEDNDANQPMNNNNNNNPPHGHHNNNNNPAPVVGEGLHAAHQAILQQGGPVGFQPYHRPLRFPFRIVLLIAFMCITLLVASLVCLTLPVFTGRWLMSFWTGNSKIHELYTAACGLYVCWLSIRGVTVLLAWMPQGRTVIMRKVQEWTLMILKTLVVALLVAGVIPLLLGLLFELVIVAPLRVPMDQTPLFYPWQDWALGVLHAKIIAAITLMGPQWWLKTVIEQVYANGIRNIDLQFIIRKLAAPVISVLLLSLCVPYVIAAGVVPAVGVTPEMEILMQRRIYPFLLMVVSLIGILSFQIRQFKRLYEHIKNDKYLVGQRLVNYERKAGRASSVPPSNPVAE; this comes from the exons ATGGACACGGCCGAAGAAG cggaTATTTGTCGTGTGTGCCGCTCTGAGGGGACCCCAGACAAACCGCTGTACCACCCCTGTGTCTGCACTGGCAGTATCAAGTTCATCCATCAGGAATG CCTGGTGCAGTGGCTGAAGCACAGCAGGAAGGAGTACTGTGAATTATGCAAGCACAGATTTGCTTTCACACCAA TCTACTCCCCAGATATGCCCTCACGTCTGCCTATTCAGGACATTTGTGCTGGCTTGCTGACCAGTGTGGGCACAGCCATCCGCTACTGGTTCCATTACACACTGGTGGCCTTCGCATGGCTTGGGGTCGTTCCTCTTACAGCAT GTCGCATCTACAAGTGTCTTTTTACCGGCTCTGTGAGCTCTCTTTTGACACTGCCACTGGACATGCTATCTAC AGAGAACCTGCTTGCAGATTGTCTACAGGGTTGCTTTGTAGTCACCTGCACCCTTTGTGCATTCATCAGTCTGGTGTGGCTCAGAGAACAGATAGTCCACGGAGGGGCACCCCAATGGTTGGAGCAGCACCAGCCACCTCCGCCTAATGCAGCAGGACAAGCCAATGAG GCCCAAGCTGCAGGTCAGGGAGCAGCTGATGAGCCCCCTGCACCCCAGCTGATCCCTGCAGATCCTCCAGCCCAAAATGAGGCAGAGCCTGAGCCCCCTGATGCCCCCCCAGAACATGCTGATGACCCAGAActagaagaagaggaaggagcagctgctgaagaTGCAGACCCTAATAATGGAGCACAAG aTGACATGAATTGGAATGCTTTGGAATgggacagagctgcagaggagcttaCCTGGGAAAGG ATGCTTGGCCTGGATGGTTCACTGGTGTTTTTG GAGCATGTGTTTTGGGTGGTGTCTCTGAATACACTCTTCATCCTGGTTTTTG CATTTTGTCCCTACCATATTGGGCACTTCTCCGTTGTTGGTCTTGGCTTTGAGGAATAT GTCCAGGCCTCCCACTTTGAGGGTTTAATCACAACAATTGTGGGCTACATACTGCTGGCCATGACACTCATTCTGTGTCAT GGACTGGCTGCCCTGGTCAGGTTCCAGCGCTCCCGGCGTCTCCTGGGAGTCTGCTACATTGTTGTCAAG GTCTCTCTGCTGGTTGTTGTGGAGATTGGTGTGTTTCCATTGATCTGCGGCTGGTGGCTCGACATCTGCTCTTTA GAAATGTTTGATGCCTCGCTGAAAGACAGAGAACTGAGTTTCAAATCAGCACCTGGTACCACCATGTTCCTGCACTGGCTTGTGGGAATGGTCTACGTCTTCTACTTTGCTTCGTTTATTCTACTACTGAGAGAG GTGCTGAGACCTGGAGTGTTGTGGTTTCTGAGAAACCTCAATGACCCAGACTTCAACCCAGTGCAGGAGATGATTCACTTGCCCATCTACAGACACCTAAGGCGGTTCATCTTGTCTGTGGTTGTCTTTGGGTCAATTGTGTTACTCATGCTGTGGCTGCCCATCAGGATGATTAAAGTACTGATGCCCACCTTCCTCCCATACAATGTCATGCTCTACAG TGATGCCCCAGTCAGTGAGCTGTCGTTGGAGTTATTGCTGCTTCAAGTTGTACTTCCTGCTCTACTGGAGCAGGGACACACTCGTCAGTGGCTCAAAGGCCTGGTCAGAGCCTGGACCGTCACTGCTGGATATTTACT AGACCTCCACTCGTACCTGCTTGGTGAACAGGAAGACAATGATGCCAACCAGCCTatgaacaataacaataacaacaacccTCCTCATGGTcatcataacaacaacaacaaccctgCTCCAGTGGTTGGTGAGGGGCTGCATGCAGCCCATCAGGCCATCCTGCAACAAGGGGGTCCAGTGGGTTTCCAGCCATACCACAGACCCCTTCGCTTCCCATTTAGG ATTGTTCTGCTGATTGCATTCATGTGCATCACTCTACTAGTGGCAAGTCTTGTGTGCTTAACCCTCCCAG TGTTCACCGGCCGCTGGTTGATGTCCTTTTGGACAGGAAATTCTAAAATCCATGAGCTGTACACGGCAGCATGCGGGCTGTATGTCTGCTGGCTGTCTATCCGCGGAGTCACCGTGTTGCTGGCCTGGATGCCACAGGGGCGTACAGTTATAATGCGCAAAGTCCAGGAGTGGACACTCATG ATCTTGAAAACCCTCGTTGTGGCTCTGCTGGTTGCTGGAGTTATCCCGCTGCTACTGGGTCTGCTGTTCGAACTGGTCATTGTGGCTCCACTCAGGGTACCCATGGACCAAACACCCCTCTTCTATCCCTGGCAG GATTGGGCTCTTGGAGTGCTTCATGCCAAAATTATTGCTGCCATCACTCTCATGGGCCCTCAGTGGTGGCTAAAGACTGTTATCGAGCAG GTTTATGCAAATGGCATTCGCAACATTGACCTGCAGTTCATCATCCGTAAACTAGCAGCTCCCGTCATCTCAGTTCTGCTGTTGTCCCTGTGTGTGCCATATGTGATTGCTGCGGGGGTGGTGCCTGCTGTAG GAGTTACCCCAGAGATGGAGATTCTAATGCAGAGGAGAATCTACCCATTCCTCTTGATGGTGGTCTCTCTTATCGGCATCCTTTCCTTTCAGATCAGACAGTTTAAACGCCTTTACGAACACATCAAGAACGACAA ATACCTGGTTGGCCAGAGGCTTGTCAACTACGAACGGAAAGCTGGCAGAGCAAGCTCAGTCCCTCCCTCCAACCCTGTCGCAGAATAA